CGTCATTAATTTCATATAGGAAACCAGAGTAGCCTTGAGCTAATTTTAcctatttgaaaacattcattGGCACAAATCTTCTGAAAAGAAGAAGGACACCAGACACCAGACACCTGGCTGGGtccatttttctgaaattttcacaatatgttctttaaatgctatataacaaaatagCTAATacgaggcattttaattttgtttatcatgtttttaatcactttttgagtGCCAGTCTTTCAATGCACaatccatgccattttagaatgaagatatataatgcaaaataaaaaggtgatttttttttctagctatattcttgtttcaagtgaaatgttaatttcagaaaatagtatcaagtttttgacttaaattaatttataTCGTTAATACCAAAATCGAGTAttttttaccctaaatatacacgcccttcatccttcgagtaaactgttgctaccatactaaactttagagtctctgctttttgaaaatactgtATGAGTGGGTTTCCTTATCATTTTAGATGAAAAATatcgatttaaaaaaaactgtgtaaTATATAACACAAAAACTTAACTTAAAAACTTAAGTAATATCTAAAACATCAAAGTTGGTCAGATGAAGACAGGAAACCGTTAAGAAGTGAGTATACTGATAGACTGCAGACGCATAGCACGACGCATAAGCTTTACGCACCCTTCACAACAATACTACTTTCTTGGTTTTGTTTCTTCAGGCTAATAATGATCACTGGACGTTTCGCGAGTTTGGTGTTTACCAACAGAAATTTCATCGCGAACTTCACTGGTGTCCTTCTTCTTGTTGCCGCAGAAGAAATCTTTGAAACAATGGTTTTTGACTGTCCAAAATGCTCCTATCGCTTGGTATACGGTATTTTGTATTATATGTGCCCAGCATTTATCCTGTTTGTTTTAGGTGAGTATCACGTGAATACTTTGAGGGCAATTGCTACTATGGTGGTCAATATCTTAACGACTGACTTGAATATATGGTATGTACCGCATACATGGAGATATTTTACAGCATTTTCTTATAAAAAAGAACTTGGTTAAAATAGCGGTTTAACTACCTTCAAAGCTCCACTGACTGTCAGTATCAATGTATTTCACAGAATCCTACCTATGCCTTTAAAATACAGTTTCGTTTTTTTCCTCCTGAAAACACGTCAAGacgttttatgtaaaatgtgtcAATGATACCTATATACGTGTCATATCGAATGTTGCTTTTGTTTCAGAGCAAAGTTTTCGTCCGAACGAGAAATCATTTGACAACGATTACAATTGCATATTACACAATAATTTATTGTGCTGATAAGGTTTATATCTGTTAATTCAACGTTATGGTAAACGGAGACGTATAAAGATCCATTTATATGACAGAACATAATGGCGAAAATCTTGTTATTTAATGCTAATCCTCCTTAAATTGTTGCATATAATCAACAGTTTCTAATTCCAATAGTCTGAAAAACAGAATATTATTCTcggaaaaatattattcttgGGAACGCTGATCAAATATGTATCAAAAAGTACGATTGCTGATAACTATATGCTTTATTAATTGAATGTGAAAATTCTCGACTTTGTGTGCTGCAATGTGCCATTGAATGCTGCTCTCAACTTTATGAGGGTGAGAGTTTATTCAAGATGACAAGATGATCATGTAACTGAAGCGAAATATAACATTATTTATTTAAGGTTGTATGTGCCTCTTTTGCTCAAGTTTcctaaataaaactttcaataattttcttgacaaatcaccaataaaaatcggggatcaccgtgcaaagtttagaaTCAGCGAAACAAGTTACGCaacttttgtgatatttgaaattcaaaatggccgccatcagtttgttaactctatggtgaaacattaaattttggattttcgaaaaactaagacggtgaaataagtttttctttctccaagagcttgaaaatgagtccccacatgTGGTTGATCTGAAAAggattgtagaaatttgagagtccgaatatctgtccccgaggcacgttctaccttaattttcTCGGTTTAGGTGTCTATCTCATTGGAATGATGGATGACGCAATTTATACTGAACTGTGCTCAGAGAAGGCCATGAAGACGCTGGGAAAGTGTTGCATTTTTCCTATTGTGTGGGGGATACTAGTTACTTTAGATGGAAGGTAATAAGCAGTCTCATCATCTATGCTGATAAACGAGAATTGTTTTTACACCCATGCCATAACTTGATCATTGCACAAATGGAAGAAGCCTGTCAAATGATGCGACCGTTTAATTTGCATTAGCTGTGCATTTTGGATGATTTGCCGAAATTCGTGTCATTTCACGTACAGAGACTTGACAACAACCCTTAcatcaaatttgaatgaaaggtatactgtcacctgttccaattttgccacagttaccatgaaaagagaaaatctaagcaatcacagattttaagcgggtggcctctttttaaaaacagcgccctcacatgggcattttgaatacaaaggaacgcccctttgaccacatatgggcatatttagattacaggtgactgtatacctttaaattgcATTATCTTCTTGGTACAGTCATTACGTTTAAAGCAGTGTTTGTCGAAACGTACGCTAAAATATGGAGTGAGATTACAACATGGCGTCTATGTCGGGACAGCATAGCCAAGTACTCTGGTGATTGTGCTTACTGTACTTGATATTGAGATGGAAAGAATGCTGACTTCAATGACTAATAGTTCGACAGATTTTTAGAAATATCTAAAGCAAACCTGATTTTTTTACAGTTGTATAGACTGCATGACTGAGAAATGTTCTGACGATAAAACCCATCCGAGTGAAGAAAAGACGATAGCTCAGATTGTTGGTATGGTGCTCACCATTGTAGCTATGATCCTTGTATTAGTTTACAACTGTCATGCGAACCACGGTAGAGATTTTGAAGACTTAATCCAAGAAGAAGTAAGATCGGCTATCAGACTAGAAAAAACCAAAGTAAGCAAATATTCGGCAAGTTTGAGTCACATGGTCCACGTATTATATGTTTACATGTTTatatgttttcttttgaaaatttttacaatgacgGTTTCCGGTACCAATTTCCCAGTATTGTGATTCCTGTGAAGTGAACAGCGCCTTCAAGGCAACTCGGTCTCCAATATATTGGTTTGTGCAGGGATTTAGTCCGTTTGCCAAGGAGGTCCACCGTGCACTCCCTATTCCCAACTTTATGGTAGTTTTTGTTCCCTGTAGTCTGCTAAACAAGAAAAACGATGTTAACATTGAATCTTTTGGGAATGCACAATCTGTCTGAGTCAATTTTGACTTGCGCGTATTGCTCCACATATCGGTGATCAATTTTTCAGACTGcaacccctccacacgctgtagagtctGTCCGTGAAGCACTCGCACATATATACTCCTTATCACACGTTATCGcacaaaaatgttatcaaagcaAAGGATACATCGCTTAACAGGGCGAAAGACAGAACTAAAATGTTCAAATGACACTTTCTCTTTTAAACTAAGCGAAATCAATGACCCCATGCACAGAACAAAATCTTGTGATGATATATTGCGTGTGGACAAGATATGACCACTACTTTCGGACACATTCATCATAACACTTTTTTATCAGACTAAAATCCATATATCTCCCTTACTACTTTGACAATAAATCATtatgtgtattttgtttatggtgCATGTAATTCTTAAACAAGTAAATACATTGGTGTTATCTGAACATGGGCACATTGacagtctggttccctgcccctttctaccgctggctgcgctgtgctaaTGAATTTCGTCAGTGTAGCGCCAGCAGCGTTAGAAAGGGGGTAGGGAACTAGACAAGGCACAATGAATACATTTGTTGGCATACTGTCACGAGTAATCATTCCACTGATTCGTATACATGCCTTCTCTCGCCGTAGGAAGAAAAAGCTGTTAGAGCGATACGAGagatattttttggtgaaaatgcAATTAACGAGTTGGACGTCGCAGCGCTGGTCCGGGAAGATTTTGAGAATAATCGAGAGTATGGGCGTTACTACAACCTAGCGAACCAACTTAATGCAGTAGAGCAAGTGGGAGGGGATGCACAGATACACCCACAGCGGGACACTGACGCACCCCAAGCTTCTGGTGTAGAAAGAGTACCCCTGGGAGAGATAACCGGGACAGAATCAAGCAACTCACAGAATGTATAGAGGTCTGCTAAGAACTTGATTTTCATGAGATCAAACAGTCATTAATGTCGTTTTCTATCGAACTCAATTTCTGGTCGAATATTTACTATTTGCGTCTTGTTAAATGATATTGGAAGACGAAATTCTTATAGACGCAACCAGAAGTTTACGTCAAAGCCAACAGAACAGTTAAGAGACAATTTTCAAGAAACATATGGTTCACTGAACACAGTCAAGttagtgaaataaacaaaaaaatcaaactgtTAATGCTAATACGGtattaatattgatatttcatACAAACATTACTTGGTAGGACACACAGCAACAAACATATaaacgcacacacacatatgtgtgtgtttgtgtgtggtATTATAGATTATAGGTTTCGCCATAGTTTACTCAGATATATGATCACATATCTATCATGATATTTCTCAATGAAATGATAAGTTCCCgattaaatattaattaaagTGGGAtttataaaatgataaaatcatGACATACACTAGTCGAAATCCAAATAATTGACTTGTGAAAAGAGTGTGGGAGAAATTACACTTCGAGAAAATCCTGATATTTCCATaagtttatttaaatatacTTCTACCTTACCAAGCAAAAACTCAgacaaaataatagcaataacgtAGCCCAACCATCATTATTGACTCAAGTAAACTCTGTATACTGCATAATGTCCTCGGCTTCGCCTCGCagattatgtcgtgcaaagtttgtatCCGAATTTCCAGTATTGTGGCCCCAGATGGATGCATCAACATCTACGTataaattcactggtattgacaaagctttaAATCTAATTATGATTAATGTACGATTCGATTATTAATTATGATTTATAATGAtaacatttgtaatattttttaatatttatttatttataatatgtATAATATTTAGTTATAATATTTACGATTAATGATTCATTATAATTTAATGAATTCTTCTTGTAAAGTTACACCTTGACAGAACTCACTTTCACCTATGTATAAGATGGCACTCTAAAACAGACGATTTACTTTCAAAGGTAGCTGTTGTTATTTTATCCGACTTAGACACTGCATATTTGACGCCTTCGTTTTCTGTAAACTGTAAATTGCATGATTGGTAATAAGCGAAAAAAATCAGGACCAGGTAGTATCGGGGAATACTATAGGGTTTCCACAATGCCTGTCAAGTATACGTAGCTGatgaaaaggttaaattcattgaaataaatgcCAAAGCAGAGCGTTAAACATTGACCTGAATTACTTTAAGTACAAATCAATAATACCTGTTACTTAATTTTCATGCATCTGGCGATCGTCAGTTAGCAACTGCTGCAACATTTTTTCCAGGATTGTCTATAAAAATCTAAGTCAGTCCTTGGTACtttaaaaattatacaaatattaTTTGTTTTGGTATCTTGACGCCTATGGAGTAATTAAATGAGTTTGTTTCAGAACATGAACAAGAGACAAACcacacaaaaatattgtaaacgtgtgatttgatgtcacgTCCAAAGAAAATCACTTTCacaatttatttgtattgtaataCTTAATGTAACCCCTTTGTATATGGGCCGGTGGCCTTGGAACGCAATAAAACTATTCTATTCAGTATCTATTGTACTCATCGATTTTGTCTTTCCTACGTTATTCATTGCAAGACAAAGCAACAATATACTAGCTTAGATTTAAATATGTTCATGGAATAATACACGCACGCAAAATGGAAGATCAACAATACAAAATTCACTATGACGCCCGTTGTCTCACGTACAATACTGTACATGTTATATAGTTTACTAAGTTGTTGCTTTTAAAAGACAACGTAACTTTTGCACCTTCGTTTCAATCGAGCACTTACTTGATTattaaatttaatgttttcGATGAAACTTCGGCAATTTGTTGTATCCCGAGTCAATATTTATGTCACATTGACAATGTCAATGCGCAATCAGTAACACAAGATGACTGTACAGCGTTGATGATTTCCAGTGTCATCTATCCTTAGATAACTTGCAGTGCATAGCAGATTACTTTGACATGGAAAGGGATTCGAGAGATGAAGTGGTCCATGCAGCTGGGATTGCTCTATTGAAGTTTGTAAGTGCTTTGAGATACACATTGTTAAGGTTACGTCACCAAACGCGCCTCGAAGACAGATATTTGGGCTTTCTTATTTTATCAATGTTATTCTGATTTACCtcttgtgagggttcattttaaagctcttggtgtaagaaaacttttcaccgtcttagtttttcaaaaatcaaaatttttgtttttgtccatagagttaacacaagatggctgccattttgaatttcaaatatcgttaaatcttgtgtaatttgtttccctagtacaaCAAttagcacggtgaccccagatttttatttttcattttgaaagacaatgggtGAGCGTTTCACTtaggaaagttcgagcaaaagtttaagtctttcattttcgaggcgcatatcacCTTAACGGTAGAGTGTTTGATGACACCGCGACAGCTGGCAATATAAAATGTGTGACAGCTGGTGGTTGCAGTGTGATCGATTACATTATTGTGTCATCTGAGTTGTTTAATCCATGATTGTACACCGCAGCCGTAAAACCAACTTCCATGTTTTCTCTGAATACGATCACACTTGTCGGGAGCAATTTAAAATTCTTCTTTCATTTTAGCAAGCGTTGACGCACAATTGTCACTGGCGATAAACCTATCAACCATAGCTGATTGTGTGATGTGGTTGGAAAGACAATCTACAAAAGAAGCGATGTAGCTCCGCTGTAATCTGCCCCGCTCCTCTCCATTGTGTATTGAATAAGCGCAACATTATTGACCGTGGAGACTACACGTGATTTCTCACACTGTAACTGAAGAAAAATCTAGTGATCCTTTAGCACCTATAAATCAAAATGAGGCCAATgaaagcagccattttgatgattttgtgagAAATGATTTCAGACTgactttttaaataaaatcaaaatgaagtCATCTGTTGGATCATGCATGCCCAAGTTGAATTAGTTATAATTCGGCAATATGGTTTCACAGAAATTTCGACATGAGATTATTGTTTGGAAGGTTTGCATGTCAGTGTTAAGCCTTGACTTCAGTGCGCCATCTTTTTGCCTAGCAGTCGATCAAGATCTGACCGAATACCACCAGGATTCGAACGAATTTCAGTTTGCATGTTCGAGTCGACCAGGTGTGCCGTCCGTCACCCTCTAAACGGAAGGAACTATTGGTAATTTTGTGACTAGATTCAGAAGTACGACGGTATGAATCCGATGCTGTAAAGTTTGGCTTAATATTAGGGATTGAGGACTTGGGTATAAGTCTATGGCGATAAAGGAAAATCActactttcattttcaacagATGGAATGTACTCATCCTTAGGTATTCTTTACAGGAAGGTTGACAGGCCGCACATCAAGTTTGACAATATTTGGAGAAACTATCCACACgctaatttctcaaaagtttagaTGCATCATGGATAAAACTCTCCTCTTATGTTCTCCCCttagggtgttctaacagttttacgtagtataaaaacaaattgaaaacttatCTGAGGTTGCACCATACTAAactattgcacacatcaatacaGGGAACATTccctctgacacttcccccttAGTCCATTGCGTGTTCTCACTCAATACTTTCAAATTCAGCACTGTCTGATATCCTAGTGGAACCCCTGTCATGATACCTATCATCCGAATTAATACCATATGGCTGGATAGTGGTTATAACATAAGCTTTTACgtgtatattttgttgtgactttgaatttcgtttcgttggtttcacctttttcaaccgtcatgaaaTAATCCTTGATAATCTAAcagggtacaccaggatttgaaaggcatttactattgctgtagttttctaaatttacaaatacatgtattgatattaaaCGTTTGTAATTGTCTAGGGGCGGAGGGGTCAATCAAAATTCCTGTGTTACGGGGGTGGGGGATGGGGTAACTCAAATTCATAATAGTTGGCAGGTGGCTACTcgaaatttcaaagtttccgatgaaattcatTTCAGACCCCGACCCGGGCCGTAAacaatgacggctcccttacagcgtgcgtatgtatgtatgtatgtatgtatgtatgtatgtatgtatgtatgtatgtatgtatgtatgtatgtatgtatgtatgtatgtatgtacgtacgtacgtacgtacgtacgtataagcttacgtacgtaggtacgtaagcttacgtacgtacatacgtacttACGTACCCAAGAGCGAGTCAGGGTGCGATGATAAATGCATCTGAGTAGCAAACGGTAATAATTTCCCCGGTCTTTAATCAACCAAAATgataataaaatcattttattgTGCAAATCGGTATTCGAAATTTTTTGTGGCTCACTAGCC
Above is a window of Ptychodera flava strain L36383 chromosome 19, AS_Pfla_20210202, whole genome shotgun sequence DNA encoding:
- the LOC139118244 gene encoding uncharacterized protein; its protein translation is MITGRFASLVFTNRNFIANFTGVLLLVAAEEIFETMVFDCPKCSYRLVYGILYYMCPAFILFVLGVYLIGMMDDAIYTELCSEKAMKTLGKCCIFPIVWGILVTLDGSCIDCMTEKCSDDKTHPSEEKTIAQIVGMVLTIVAMILVLVYNCHANHGRDFEDLIQEEVRSAIRLEKTKEEKAVRAIREIFFGENAINELDVAALVREDFENNREYGRYYNLANQLNAVEQVGGDAQIHPQRDTDAPQASGVERVPLGEITGTESSNSQNV